In Palaemon carinicauda isolate YSFRI2023 chromosome 14, ASM3689809v2, whole genome shotgun sequence, the following proteins share a genomic window:
- the LOC137653452 gene encoding uncharacterized protein, which produces MKILVCLSALIAFAVGRSAYRFSDGYLDILGGEPNRVFDCTGRPYGYYADVAADCQVFHICLPIPNAAGEVVDMAQYSFFCGNQTVFSQDSLTCAHPQFALPCEESEILFDISNADFGVIPENENSIGDFGRRTPITGTSNNNVGRSVATAGTARTDLRAQSAISGTGTVSSDLSTGTSSSTETGANDISIGTSITGTASSDLSVGIPNAGTATRNLRNRIPNVGTTIRNLDIGTPSDGTFTRDLNIGTSSPGAATSVLSAETSSVGTHSSNLGIQMSSAGIAASSLSIETPLAGSSVRDSSRGNPNVDAANNELRTTSPADDVRVNPAVGFETERYDESIDQDLDEESNVYLPDSSRSVSDDPNAYLTNAEDTNLYLPDPEATDISIEYS; this is translated from the coding sequence ATGAAGATCCTTGTCTGTCTGTCAGCACTCATCGCTTTTGCAGTTGGTCGCTCTGCTTATAGATTCTCAGATGGGTACCTGGATATTCTGGGTGGCGAACCCAACCGGGTTTTCGACTGCACGGGACGTCCTTACGGCTACTACGCTGACGTAGCCGCTGACTGCCAGGTCTTTCACATCTGCTTGCCAATACCCAACGCTGCTGGGGAAGTCGTCGACATGGCGCAGTACTCCTTCTTCTGCGGTAACCAGACGGTCTTCAGTCAAGATTCCCTCACTTGTGCTCACCCTCAGTTTGCCCTCCCCTGCGAGGAATCGGAAATTCTGTTTGACATCTCCAACGCCGATTTTGGGGTCATTCCCGAAAATGAGAACAGTATCGGCGATTTTGGCAGGAGGACGCCCATTACTGGAACTTCCAATAACAATGTTGGTAGAAGTGTGGCAACTGCTGGGACAGCTAGGACTGATTTAAGAGCCCAAAGTGCTATTTCTGGAACTGGAACTGTTAGCAGTGATTTAAGCACTGGGACGTCGTCTAGCACTGAAACTGGTGCCAATGATATAAGCATTGGGACATCTATTACTGGAACTGCTAGCAGCGATTTAAGCGTTGGAATTCCAAACGCTGGAACTGCTACTAGAAATTTGAGAAATAGAATACCTAATGTAGGAACAACTATCAGGAATTTAGACATTGGTACACCTAGTGATGGAACTTTTACCAGAGATTTAAACATTGGAACGTCTAGCCCTGGAGCTGCTACCAGTGTTTTAAGTGCTGAAACATCTAGCGTTGGAACTCACAGCAGTAATTTAGGCATACAGATGTCTAGTGCTGGAATTGCAGCTAGCAGTCTAAGCATTGAGACGCCATTGGCTGGAAGTTCAGTCAGAGATTCCAGCAGAGGGAATCCTAATGTTGATGCTGCCAATAACGAGCTTAGGACGACATCTCCTGCAGATGACGTTAGAGTTAATCCAGCTGTAGGGTTTGAAACTGAAAGGTATGATGAAAGTATTGATCAGGATCTTGATGAGGAAAGCAATGTTTATCTGCCAGATTCAAGCAGATCTGTCAGCGATGACCCCAACGCGTACTTAACGAATGCAGAAGACACTAATTTGTATTTGCCCGATCCTGAAGCGACTGACATTAGCATAGAATATAGCTGA